The following nucleotide sequence is from Drosophila kikkawai strain 14028-0561.14 chromosome 2L, DkikHiC1v2, whole genome shotgun sequence.
CAATAAACCTAAGCCATGCAAATTTttcttccattttttttttcatcatttttttgattttatctgttcttcacatttttatggcagctGTAAAGTCAAGAGGaacgaaaaataaagaaaatcgGCTCAAAGTCTGAAAGTATTTGGGCATCATCATCAATCTTTTTCGGCAAAATGTGCAAAATGTTGCCAACTGCACTGCCAAGACAATTGACAAATTGACGATGGGGTTTTCCCGCTGGCTTTTCTTCAGTGATGTGTTTATGCAAATGCAGCTGGGAAGGGTTTGCTTCGATAGGTGACATTTGCTGGGGTTAAAAAAACGCAGGGATTTAAGTCCTAATGACATGGAAAGGGTGAGATTTATCGGATGGGGACTAGAAAAAAATATCTGTCATAGTTAAAGGTTGgagataaataatatttaaattgatacaaaatattgtattttatttaaatatttttaaacgaaCATCTTTACTTAATATATTGGTTTTTCTCTGGTAAAtagttacaaaaatatttataatttttaaaacttttttgggTAAAGcttctaaaaatgtatatatttaattaaaagcaaattccTTGGAATTTTTCTAAGAACCTACTAAACTATTGAGTTTAAAATTCACTCTAAAGTATGTGAATTGCGATGATATTATCATCAAACAATTTTATAGCaggttaatatattttaaaacttgatCAGAATCTGCTTAActattattcttattttgtttatacattttttttaccattAATGGTAGACTTtacattttgatttaatatttttcaccgATAAAAACGATATAATTACATTCacagaatatttttaagacctgCGTATGCGTGGCTTGTAGATCGAAACTTAATTACAGGATGTATCCGCTTCAGATGTGTTTCATCAATTAATGATTCTCCGCAGCACaactgcagttgcagttgcccAGACTTAACTCCCCAAACGAATTTACGCACACAGTTCCGTCCCGATGCATTAATCGAAAATGCATTATTGTTTAACAGGCATAAGTAAATGGCAGCCGATGTCCGAGATGCACGGAAATGAGCGCGTTTAAGCCAACTGCAATGGCCAATGCGCAATGGGTTAATAAAGTCCGGAAACCGAGCCGAAAACAGTAAACAaactatacatacatatatcggAGGCAATGCCCCATGCCCGACATTATCGTCATTACCGGGGGGTAACGGTTACGGGAACGCATAAATTATACATGATTTTTCGTAGGACAGTGCTGCGTTTGCCAATTttcgtatatttttatatcgcTTGAATTTTAAGCGAACCCTTAcgagtgtgtgagtgagtgtgctTTTCGCTGAAATTACAAGTTAATCGAACGTTGCATACTTACTGGAGCAGCAGCCAGTCGCCTGGAACCATATGCGATATTACTTATTTACGCCCACCGCCCGACGAATGgcaatttaaattcatatttattgattttttgttaagAAATCGTGGGGCGCTGACAGCtgtgttcgatatatttttcaataaatacaaatagcCTTGAATGGGTTGCGTGAGGCATTGGGTGTGGTATTTCCAAGCAGTCTTCTTTATTTCTTAGCGTGACACACTTTCCATTTCGAAAATGAAGGGAACTTATTATAGGACTCCGATAgcttttgattaatttctttaattgatCTTCAGCTTGCactttgtatataaaatatacacttTTTTGTGTGGtaactaattattttaaatattttttaatatttgctgATCTTTGATTTAATTGTGGTTTATTTTAAGAACCGCATAGCACagtatttttgaattttaaacttGCTCACTGAACCGAACTTTAGGTATGCCACATCCGCTCCCTGAACCGCACACTTACAGAATCCTCGACGAACTGAAGAACTGGACCAATTTCGGCAGCTATGTTAAGAGCGATTCACAGGCTTCGTTTAACAGAACTCTGTTATAAAGGGAATTTTTCCGAGAACTCCAAACTCAAGTTGATTCAGTCAAACATGTTGGAAGCCCTAACAGATAGCAGTTGTGGAACTAACACAGCTTCCACAACCTATAaggtaattttaaataattataaaaagggattcttttttttataattctaaattacttttaatttcGCGAGGTATTCCTGGTGTTTACTTGGTCTCTTGGTCGAGTTGCCTCCTTTGTGGTCAGACCTTTTTGCAGCTTACCAACTCCTTGCCATGCCATCCTACGTTCGTGGCGTTGTAACAAATCGCTTGTCATGTTAACAGGAGTCCGCCATGGCTGGGCTTTAATTACCACGGACTCATATGCTGGGCGACACCTGAAAGTATGCCATACAAATGAGAACTCATCTGCTtgatgcgtgtgtgtgtgtgggtatgGGTGTGGGAGTGCTGGGAGCTGTGGGAGGGGCCCTGGTAAATTACCCCCCTAGTTTATCTCAGGGCCCAGAACGTCCCATGGTAACTGATATCTTTGTTTACTCAGCTGCCTTGTCAAATGTCTGGCAATGggttttgtttcttttctgtttttgccCTTGTTTGTCTTCCTTTTCTGTGTGAAAAATGCTTATGAGCGTGGGCGGGTGTCGGGCTAAAAGTCTGGCAAATTTTCGAGCTTAAGGCTATAAAAAATCCCCATTTAAAAGCGAAAATAATGTCTGAGCCGGCATAAAGTTCACACTACAAATTAGCGAAATcaatctaatattttttattgagttCCCTAACTTTGCTTTGGGCGGTCAGCAGTATTTAAGgctcacacaaacacacctCAGCCCTTGGCCAAACATTTCTGAGGTCACTGTGAATTTGATGCTCCGGCCGGGCCAACTTTCGATGGGCAAAGGCAAAAGTTTTAAGTAGTggcttaaattttatatttctaccAAAATTCTAGCCTCGCTTCGTTCCGACTTTCTGCTGCCCGCTTGGCAAGTTTAAATGTTTGTCGagaattttaattcatttataaaatatgccCGGCCTTCAGGGGTACTCCCAGCCCACTCTACTCTCTCTTGTGTGGATTAAGTGCAGTCGCTCGGTCGACtcttaaattaatgaaattctGTGTGTTTGAAGTGTAAGCTAGCCGTAAGCTTTTTGTCTCTACGCCAATTAGCAGGCTGGATGGAAACAGCTGCAAAACTAGCTGGGAACTAAGCGTAGGCAAAGTTGTGATGACGAATATGTGTGCGAAATTGCAGCTACTAGTGGTGGCTTGGGGTTTGCTGTTCAAGATCTTTTAGGGGTTTTTCTTTGAAATAtgtgaaaataaatcaaaaggtTTTCGTAAAATGTCTGTTACCTAAATACTTTATGTTTCTTAAAAGATAGTAAGATTTACTTTCCTGAGAAGTTTGTTTAAACTTTGATGATGAACTCGGatcccaaaaatatattttatttttaatttttaattttaattttaaatttaaataaagaaacatattattttaaattggtatTCGATCTGttgttacatttttatttatctaaaataACAGTTGTGTCTGtaaaagcaaaatatatacCTTTTCTTGTAGGGACTTAAAGAatgctttaattatttaatgcataataatttttaactcACTTTATATGCTATTTCATATTGTTTTTCATAATTTCGGACTATTTTAACAATTCCTTCCTCCTACTTATCGGTTATTTGATACATTTCCTAAACTTTAAGTCAGTTTTTTCCCTCAGAAAGTAACCTCAAGGACCTCTCTGATCAGTTACTTCAATTACCAGTCTATTGTCTAACCTAATGTTTGTTCTCCTGCGGCCACCGATACTTGCACTCCTCTGAACAATTTAGTTTTGGCAACTTCGCCTTGCAGTCTTACTCTGGTCAAAAAGTTCAATGTTTTTGCTCGGGAActttttaaatgctttcaCGATACTTGGCTGTGTTTTCGGAGCCACCTCGGCAGCTACCTTTGGCCAAATCACATCGCCCAAGTTTTACTTACCTccattacttttatttctgcGGTCGCTGTGGCAACATCttgaattgaatttatgcTGCTCGCACTTGTTACCCATAAGAAGACAAATCGATGAGCGTTGCTGTAGAAAAAGTGGATTCACATATATCCCAGAAGCTCTCTAGTGCAACGTTaactttttttctgtgtacgaTACATTCGCACGAATGCcataatttattgaatttgaaCTTAAGAGGTGGCATTAATGTATTTGCCAGCTGCCAGAGCGGTTCTCATTTACCTTAAGCAATCGCAAGATGCAGTTGCAAAGGACGACTGGCGAGGTGTGGGGGTTAGTGGTGCATAATCCTTTGGAGTGACATGTCAGCGTTGGTTGGCTCAGATAGCGGCATTACCAGCACATGCAAATTGAAGGCTGGAGGGCACACTCCTTCTAATCCAATTTCAAATGCTTAATCCACCATGACTGACACTAAGAGCGAAGTTGAAAGATGGCCGACGGTGGCGGAAGTGGTGggcccgtgtgtgtgtggtgtgtgtgcgtttgaACCCAACATCTTTACGCACCAGGGCACTTCAAACACTCCGACTTGCTATTGAATtacgcacactcacacatgtCAACATATCGTGTTACACTTCACTTTGTGTGTGCGCTAAGTAAGTTGTAGTTCGGTCGGCCAAGAGCGGAAGCGGAAATGCtcctgctgctactgctgctgatGCCATCCCACATAAAATCACAATGTTGACCCTTTTATTTCGACTGGAAGTTTTataaccaaaaagaaaaaaaagaaagcagaATCGGGGCCACATACACGAAAATAAAGGAGCTCAAGCTGTGTGTTTGCTTAAGTTTTATGTGTGCACAGATTTTACGACCGAGCTGAACAACAGCACGTAGCTCAAGGCCCGGCTTAGTGGCCTCTGAACTTTGCCCGAGGTCAGCCGGTTATGGTATGCATTTTAAATGGGATTGCACTCCTCTCCATCGCCTTATTATCTCGGTGGGtattctgaaaaaaaaagcataaaaaccGCACCCGCAATAACCAAAATCCATCTGACAAGCTGGTTTgctgaaaaataagaaagcgATTCactgaaattcatttaatttcacttAACTGGTAATTGATTTTTCATACTCTTACATGTAGAATGGGTGAAATTGTGATTTTTTCTTAACAaagtatagtttttacagcAATTTATTGTACTTTGAAGGGAGcttgataaataaaaatccttgtattaatataaaaaagctCTTAAATAAAGCCCTggatataataaaatatgtaaataatgtttcaattgaattaatactaatatataataattttgagaataacaaaataataaaataacaagaaagctTTCACTTGTAGAGCATTTATGCCTTACGGTAaattgaaacaattttttctCACTACCTgactgattttttttttttgtataaccCTGATAAAAGGATTCGTCTGCCCGGCCTGCTGACAGGAGCTCGATGCGGTTTAATTAGTGCCACTGCCGGGGCGTGGCAATGCAGAGACATGCACTTTACCATCGGTCAGCAATGTGACAGCCGAAAGAGGAAAGCGGataaattaacaaacaaaAGCGGCGCCAAACTTAAAGGGGATTGGCATTGAAACACGTTTTCAATTAGCGCCACTTGCCGAGGACCGACGGCGAAGGCTAATAATGAGTTGACAAATGGCTTGTGTCAAACAAAAGCCGCGCggaataaacaaacaaacagacagACAAACTGGCACACAATCTCCACCGACAGACTGAACACGTCTTGTTGCCGGAGTGCGTGACTTTGGGTGGATGTAGGCAATTTACCGCCCACCGCCCAGCTGTCAACTTTGGCGACACTTATACACACCTCCCAGTAACACACAACAGACTCTTCAACCAAACAGAATTGTCAACTTACAAGGCTTGGTGGCTAAAGTGTCGCGTAATTTATTTTCCACCTCTCGTCGCCAACTGACAAATGAGCTGATAATTTTCCCCGTATCCTACCACTGTCAAGGACATGCTGGGGGAATGGTGGCAGTGCTGAGGCTAATTCATGGCCCCAGAATTGCCTAGTCATCGGAAGGCTTTGTCTAGCCGTTGACAggagaaattaatttgtgtttgCCTGCCTGTTTGACACCCATGAGTTATTGACGAGAAATGCGGAAAACGGAATATGGAAATGCGAATAGATGAGCAGAAACTATGTCAGGGCATTCGAGATCAGTCTCAATGATGATTAAGATGGCCTATTAAATAGGTATAAGGGGATGTACATAGATAGTTAGTTAAGTTTATTAGTAATTTTAGGAAATTAGAAACTGATTGaaagtcattaaaaatattatagtttattagtttttatttattttttcgagAGAAAGTGCTCCATTGTAAACGGAAATTAACTAACTATATGCATTGACTAGATTATATAGTCCCATAAATTAGTTCTAACTCAAGAAAAACCATGtgctttaataaaaaaatatatataattatttattataatatattattatataatattttatataataaataaatgggtAAACAAAACGATTAAAGATCGTTATACTTTTGAAGGCTACGAAACAGATATTTTTGGCACAGCAAAAGTTAATCAATAACATCTGTGTAAAGGCGATCAGACATATAATATATTGTATAAATTTggaattataaacaataaatataaacattgcTAGCCTACAACTGCAGGGGTATAATTCCATAATGccaatcaaaatatatatttgaattatatttttaatcctaTATTATAATTTAGGGGGATtgtaagaaatttaaattaattaaatgttgtgGCACTCCACAAATATCAACTAGGAACATTCAAGAGTacaatcaatttgtttttacaattaagaaaaagatttcataaatttaaggCAAGACACACTAAAATCCAAGTCAAGCCaccataaatataatttgtttatgtttaattattctatttttttcaaattaatgGTCTTAGGTTTCTAATTGCCTTCTTTATTGAAGGGCGTACTTGTTTTGCTAGTAAATGTTTGATAAAAACTGAACATTTGTTTTGCAAAAAGCCTTACACTTGAGCACATAGAATTCTTATAATTCTAATATCCCTTAAATCCCTGATGGTTGCCATTGGTACTTACAGTGAAATGCAAAGTTTATGGAAAAAAATGTAGCTAATGAAAATGTCATCCATCACCCCGTTTCATAAACATATTCCTCTCTGTACATATTTGTAGTTTATTcattcctttatttatttaaaaacaaacatctGTATATACGGCGCAAAACTTGTCGCAACAGTTGGGGTGTTTATGTGTGTTGATATTGATCTGCAGACACTCTTTTTGGGTACGACTTGGCAGTCTGAAAACATCtgtaagaaaaaatttatgttttgcGGTCAGAgttagttttttgttgtttaaagtTTAGTTTACGTACTTAGCTTGTTCTTAGCCCGACGGAAATTGTTAATGTTCTCGATTTCCTCCTTACAGGTGAGTACCCAGTTACAGGGTTTGTCCCACTCCGAGCAGGTAAAATCGCAGACGCACTGATGTTCCAGTTTCTTGCCCTTGCAGCAAGGACTCGTGTTCACCACCACGTCGCAGCCATTTACAGTGTTGGTTTTAGTTTGGCACTGCGAGCCCAACTCGAAGGCAACGCAAAGGAGCAGCAGAGTCAGCAGGATCTTGACAGCCATGTCGGACACTTCTCAGATGGTGTGGTGCGGCACTCAGCCCTTTTATAGTCTTCCCTAGCCGACAAGTgggttatttttaatttttaaatgaaacagCTCCTTTCAACAGTTGTGTACACACACGAGAGATATGGGCCGTGGGCAGGGTATAAAAGCAGGCTGTTTAGCAGGGATCGTCTGAGTGCTCTGCTAGCAACATGGCCGCCATACGAATTCTGTTGATAACCCAATTCCTCGCCTGCCTGCTGGTATTGGTTTCGGCCTGCCTACCACCACCAGTTTCTGTTAAAAGCTGCGTTCCCTTTCTGGGTATAAGCAAATGTGTCAATCCGCATATTGTGGAGCCGAAACTGCCGCCCAGAGATAACGCTTGCTGTGGACCCCACTGCAGCTATAAGGCACTGGAGCCACCGGGATGCTGCAGTAACGACGTAACTGGAAGATGTCTCCTGGACACCCACTGCGGCGGCAACGTGGCCTTCTATTATACGAAGATCTCAGGCTGCAAGCTGCGCAGCATGAATGCAAACAGGCTAGCGAAGGGTCTTGCACGTGAGTGTATATTCAATGTGTTATATCCATCTGTTTCctgtattgtttttttttacaggtTTGATATCATTCGACATGAACCAAAAAACTTGCGAGGCTCAGAATTTAAAGTGTGGTGTTAATTGCTGCTGCCGCGAGACCTGTCCCAAAAATTTCTGTAAAATTCAAACTGTAACTAAAccattgtaaataaaaatttccatttttgaCCAAATTATAAAagggaaaaatgtatttctttgaataaaagtttaatttttaaatacaatatatttgttgtatCTAGATTgtcaatataatatattttgtatcaTTATCCGGCAAGCTTCCTTTTAAAACTAATTGGCCAAATAACCATTCAAGGATCTTAAGATAGATGTGCTTACCACGAATACTAAACTctgaaattaatattaatgaattaatacCATTCACATTTAAAATCTCCGGCCCTTATACCTCAGATGGGGCTTTGGTTAATGGCTGTCACTCCACTCTTAAGATACCAGACGTAGACTGTGTACATTTTACATGTCCTTATATCTCCACGTATatcaagagagttgtaaaaacttttttggggCTGGCAGCTTAATGACATCCCGCCGGCAAACAGTA
It contains:
- the LOC108085345 gene encoding uncharacterized protein, giving the protein MAVKILLTLLLLCVAFELGSQCQTKTNTVNGCDVVVNTSPCCKGKKLEHQCVCDFTCSEWDKPCNWVLTCKEEIENINNFRRAKNKLNVFRLPSRTQKECLQININTHKHPNCCDKFCAVYTDVCF